TTGAACTCGTGCAGCCCCGAGAGGGGGCCATGGCCCTCCTGACGACGATCTGCCCTGTCGAGGGGAGCGATCAACCAGAGCTGCAGCAGACCCTCATCCAGCACTTCTTGTCGCCGCAGGTCCAGGCAATTCTGGCTCAACACAAAGGATGGGGGCCAACGAACAAGACCGTCGATCTACCTGAAGCCGTCGCCGAAATGGTTCCATATGGACCGGACGCAGTGGAAAAGCTCGTCAGCGTCGACTGGGCGAGCGTCAACGAGAACCGGTCGGAATGGACAAGGCGGTGGACGCGTGAGGTCGAACAGTGACCGCTGCCGCCCTTTTCGACTACGCGCCGCATGGAGGGATTTGAGATGGCATTCCTCGAACTGCACGGCCTTTCCAGGATGTTCGGCAGTGTCGTTGCTGTGGAGAATATCAATATCGATGTCGCGAAAGGCGAATTCGTCTCCCTTCTCGGACCTTCGGGCTGCGGAAAAACAACAACTCTTAACATGATCGCGGGGTTTCTGGAGCCCAGCTCAGGCCGCATCCGCCTCGACGGCACGATGCTCGATCAGATCAGGCCGTGTGATCGCGGACTCGGCGTCGTGTTCCAGAATTACGCGCTGTTTCCGCATATGACGGTGGCCGAAAACGTGGCCTTTGGACTGGAGATGAAGCGCGTCCCGCAACAAGAGGCCAATCGCCGTGTGGCGGACATCCTCGAGCTTGTGCGCCTCGATGGGCTAGCGGCCCGTTATCCCGCACAGCTTTCCGGCGGCCAGCAGCAACGTGTCGCTGTTGCCCGCGCATTGGTGATTGAGCCGCCGCTGCTGCTGCTGGACGAGCCTTTGTCCAATCTCGACGCCAAGCTGCGCGAAGAGATGCAAGTTGAGCTTCGCCGAATCCAGCGCACGGTTGGGACTACGACGATCATGGTGACACATGATCAGGCGGAGGCGATGGCGCTCAGCGATCGCATCGCCGTGATGAACCGCGGCCGTCTTGAGCAAACGGGCAGCCCACAGGACGTCTATGACCGCCCAGTCACGGCTTTTGTCTCCAGTTTTCTTGGCAAGACCAATCTCCTGCAGGCACGGCTGTTCAAAAACGACCGGGATGTATGCCGGATCGACATCGCCGGGCACTGCTTCTCAATAGCCGGATCGCAATGTTC
This sequence is a window from Nitratireductor thuwali. Protein-coding genes within it:
- a CDS encoding ABC transporter ATP-binding protein translates to MAFLELHGLSRMFGSVVAVENINIDVAKGEFVSLLGPSGCGKTTTLNMIAGFLEPSSGRIRLDGTMLDQIRPCDRGLGVVFQNYALFPHMTVAENVAFGLEMKRVPQQEANRRVADILELVRLDGLAARYPAQLSGGQQQRVAVARALVIEPPLLLLDEPLSNLDAKLREEMQVELRRIQRTVGTTTIMVTHDQAEAMALSDRIAVMNRGRLEQTGSPQDVYDRPVTAFVSSFLGKTNLLQARLFKNDRDVCRIDIAGHCFSIAGSQCSGFADGTVQVSLRPERIRVVTGRAAGAASVAGQIRSRVFLGDRWVYEIESALGPLLVHQPNSSTTVAEGDAVALAWDTSDLRIVEAGHA